One stretch of Tenuifilum sp. 4138str DNA includes these proteins:
- a CDS encoding polysaccharide pyruvyl transferase family protein has translation MELILLGYYGYNNFGDDLMLSCLVNELKEISNINIHVFVRFKKNFFLNEKNNCNVNVHYFYENSMFRNVINFIKISFKSKFVIWGGGTCFSDQDGVDIRYFLLSKFLLCKIGYIGIGVGKVTGFRKFKMLFILSLSSLITVRDSLSYNTLYKFKFLRKKLIKTADISFLYDYNKLNPKNEYILISLHNLLRYTTIERIYLRRLSLIDFISNNYNNEIIYILPLADVDYEENLTFYNHLLSKFKNVFFLNLKNYEDKIKYIQNAKIYYTERLHGYIVSKLYNNILTIPLNYSNKFQHFRNETGINYEGIELNNIQNLRNYVLNNKNIINNNKIKELKNLAKQNIIALKNVFNK, from the coding sequence ATGGAATTAATTTTATTAGGATATTATGGTTATAATAACTTCGGTGATGATTTGATGTTAAGTTGTTTAGTTAATGAATTAAAAGAAATATCAAATATTAATATACATGTTTTTGTTAGATTTAAAAAAAATTTTTTCTTGAATGAGAAAAATAACTGTAATGTAAATGTGCATTATTTTTATGAAAATTCAATGTTTAGAAATGTTATTAATTTTATAAAAATTTCATTTAAAAGTAAATTTGTTATTTGGGGAGGAGGTACTTGTTTTTCTGACCAAGATGGTGTTGATATTAGATATTTTTTGCTTTCAAAATTTCTTTTATGTAAAATAGGGTATATTGGTATTGGTGTTGGAAAAGTTACTGGTTTCAGAAAATTTAAAATGTTATTTATTCTTTCACTATCTTCATTAATAACAGTTAGAGATTCATTATCATATAACACATTATATAAATTTAAGTTTCTTCGAAAAAAACTTATAAAAACAGCTGATATATCTTTCTTATATGATTATAATAAACTCAACCCTAAAAATGAATATATTTTAATAAGTCTTCACAATTTATTGAGATACACTACCATTGAAAGAATATATTTAAGAAGATTAAGTTTAATTGATTTTATTTCAAATAACTACAATAATGAAATTATATATATATTACCTTTAGCAGATGTAGACTATGAAGAAAACCTTACTTTCTATAATCATTTGCTTTCAAAGTTTAAAAATGTTTTTTTTCTTAATTTAAAAAATTATGAAGATAAAATTAAATATATTCAAAATGCAAAAATATATTATACAGAAAGACTCCATGGATATATTGTCTCTAAGTTATATAACAATATTTTAACTATACCTTTAAATTATAGTAATAAATTTCAGCATTTTAGAAATGAGACTGGAATTAATTATGAAGGAATTGAATTAAATAATATTCAAAACTTAAGAAATTATGTTTTAAACAATAAAAATATTATTAATAATAATAAGATTAAGGAATTAAAAAATTTAGCTAAACAAAATATAATAGCACTAAAAAATGTCTTTAATAAATAA
- a CDS encoding glycosyltransferase family 4 protein yields MTKFKLIYIDPMSYNNLGLYDLNLLLNIQDQSEIYFICSNKFEYKNKISKVHIIDHYNYHNKPIIIKVLSYIISYFKTLIKVFLVRPDIVHIQWIKIPSLEIFGYKLIKLLNKKIFLIYTAHNIIPHDIKKVNINLYKKMYSIFDSIIVHSETTKLTLKNEFYISTNKISVINHGIFDLSQTITDISKFNFIFNSYNIKYKSNNEIIFSILGSLSYYKGVDLIVEAWKTSKLLFLNKNVKLIIAGKPTYKFEILDNTNIYYDLNFLSNEEYYAYLKITDILLLPYRQISQSGVLAAALFENVPVIVSNSGGLRDPFKLGNIGWIINDLNVSSVRETLEEVFLNINKVTFDWSRINKEYSWEKIAKETLNVYKNLKNLQI; encoded by the coding sequence ATGACAAAATTTAAGCTTATTTACATTGATCCTATGTCATATAATAATTTAGGATTATATGATTTAAATTTGTTGCTTAACATTCAAGACCAATCTGAAATATATTTTATATGCTCAAATAAATTTGAATATAAAAACAAAATTTCTAAAGTACATATTATTGATCATTACAATTATCATAATAAACCTATTATAATTAAAGTTTTATCATATATTATTTCGTATTTTAAAACTCTAATAAAAGTTTTTTTAGTTCGACCTGATATTGTACATATTCAGTGGATTAAAATACCAAGTTTAGAAATTTTTGGATATAAATTAATTAAATTATTAAATAAAAAAATATTTTTAATTTACACTGCTCATAATATTATTCCACATGACATAAAAAAAGTAAATATAAACTTATATAAAAAAATGTATTCAATTTTTGACTCTATAATTGTTCATTCGGAAACTACAAAATTAACTTTAAAAAATGAATTTTACATTTCTACAAATAAAATTAGTGTAATCAATCATGGTATTTTTGATCTTAGTCAAACAATTACTGATATTTCAAAATTTAATTTTATATTTAATTCTTATAATATTAAATACAAATCTAATAATGAAATAATTTTTTCAATATTAGGTTCATTAAGTTATTATAAAGGTGTTGATTTAATTGTTGAAGCATGGAAAACCTCTAAATTACTATTCTTAAATAAGAATGTTAAATTAATAATAGCTGGAAAACCAACTTATAAATTTGAAATATTAGATAATACAAATATATATTATGATTTAAATTTTTTATCTAATGAAGAATACTACGCATACTTAAAAATTACTGATATTCTTCTTTTACCATATAGGCAAATTTCTCAAAGCGGAGTACTTGCAGCAGCATTGTTTGAAAATGTACCTGTTATTGTTAGCAATTCAGGAGGCTTAAGAGATCCTTTTAAACTTGGTAATATAGGTTGGATAATTAATGATTTAAATGTTTCATCAGTAAGAGAAACTTTAGAAGAAGTTTTTTTAAATATAAATAAAGTCACTTTTGATTGGTCTAGAATAAATAAAGAATATTCTTGGGAAAAAATAGCTAAAGAAACTCTTAATGTATATAAAAACTTGAAGAATTTGCAAATATAA
- a CDS encoding DegT/DnrJ/EryC1/StrS family aminotransferase, translated as MNTRIWLSSPHMSGGEIKYVNDAFETNWVAPLGPNVNAFEKELSHYLSVKYCAALVSGTAAIHLALINLGVGPGDEVICQSFTFSATANPIVYQGATPVFVDSEDETWNINPELLEKAIRDRINKGKRPKAIVVVHLYGMPAKMDEILSIASKYDIPVIEDAAEALGSRYKDKCCGTFGAMGILSFNGNKIITTSGGGALISNNHDFIHKARFLATQARDNAPHYQHSQIGYNYRMSNVVAGIGRGQLEVLDLRVKQRRENNKFYRDLLGEVKGIAFHTESSDSYSNYWLTSIIIDPKITGVTREDLRKGLEEDNIESRPLWKPMHLQPVFSGAPAYTNGFSEYAFENGLCLPSGSNMTDEDRDRIANQLKKILKF; from the coding sequence ATGAACACAAGAATCTGGCTTTCCTCTCCACATATGAGTGGAGGTGAGATTAAATACGTTAACGATGCCTTTGAAACCAATTGGGTTGCTCCGCTTGGCCCTAATGTCAATGCTTTTGAAAAAGAGTTATCGCATTATCTTAGTGTAAAGTACTGTGCTGCATTGGTTTCAGGAACAGCTGCCATACATTTAGCCTTAATAAATCTTGGAGTTGGTCCGGGCGATGAGGTTATTTGCCAATCGTTTACCTTTTCGGCTACTGCAAACCCTATTGTTTATCAGGGTGCCACACCAGTATTTGTTGATAGCGAGGATGAAACCTGGAATATTAATCCTGAACTTCTGGAAAAAGCAATTAGAGATAGGATAAACAAAGGGAAAAGGCCAAAGGCAATAGTAGTTGTTCATCTGTATGGTATGCCTGCAAAGATGGATGAAATTCTATCAATTGCCTCTAAGTACGATATTCCCGTTATTGAAGATGCAGCCGAAGCATTGGGAAGTAGGTATAAGGATAAATGTTGCGGTACATTTGGAGCAATGGGAATCCTTTCGTTTAATGGGAATAAAATAATTACAACTTCTGGCGGGGGTGCCTTGATTTCTAACAACCACGATTTTATTCATAAAGCCCGTTTCCTTGCCACTCAAGCGCGCGATAATGCACCGCATTACCAGCATTCACAAATAGGGTACAATTACAGAATGAGTAATGTTGTTGCTGGCATAGGTCGTGGACAGCTAGAGGTTCTTGATTTAAGGGTTAAACAACGAAGAGAAAATAATAAATTTTATAGAGATTTATTGGGCGAAGTAAAAGGAATAGCATTTCATACCGAATCATCCGATTCCTACTCAAACTACTGGTTAACCTCAATAATAATTGACCCCAAAATAACAGGGGTAACAAGGGAGGATCTGCGAAAAGGCCTAGAGGAAGATAACATTGAATCGCGTCCGTTATGGAAGCCAATGCATCTTCAGCCTGTTTTTTCAGGAGCCCCGGCATATACTAATGGTTTTTCAGAGTACGCATTTGAAAATGGGTTATGCTTGCCGTCTGGTTCAAACATGACCGATGAAGATAGGGATAGGATTGCTAACCAATTAAAAAAGATTTTAAAGTTTTAA
- a CDS encoding glycosyltransferase family 2 protein, translating into MNQLSKYVSLIVPCRNEVNYIPFIIKNILEQNYPKELIEVFIIDGLSDDGTVEYIQKFVHKYNFIKFLNNPYKVVPYALNIGIKNAKGDIIIRLDAHAEYPKNYISTLVNYLEKLNADNVGGVWETVPSVNTHKAKSIAIALSSPFGVGDATYRLASSDVEYIEVDTVPFGCYRRDVFDRIGLFDEQLTRNQDNEFNERLRKAGGKIYLIPSLKIKYYARENYSKLYKMFFQYGYFGPLVDLKLKKPTRLRRYIPTAFVLSLIMPLLLSLLFYPFLYLWVFTVSLYLIASVTFGTYECRKRDSVQLVPYVMWAYFVSHVSYGLGYLKGVFDFMILKKHLKSKLDVELSR; encoded by the coding sequence ATGAACCAACTTTCAAAATACGTTAGTTTAATTGTTCCTTGCAGAAATGAAGTTAATTATATTCCATTTATTATAAAAAATATATTAGAACAAAATTATCCTAAAGAATTAATTGAGGTTTTTATAATAGATGGTTTAAGTGATGATGGAACTGTTGAATATATTCAAAAATTTGTTCATAAATACAATTTTATTAAATTTTTAAATAATCCATATAAAGTAGTCCCTTATGCTTTAAATATTGGTATTAAAAATGCAAAAGGTGATATTATTATTCGTTTAGATGCGCATGCTGAATACCCTAAAAATTATATTTCTACTTTAGTTAATTATTTAGAAAAACTTAATGCTGATAATGTTGGTGGTGTTTGGGAAACTGTCCCTTCTGTAAATACTCATAAAGCTAAATCTATTGCTATTGCGCTATCTAGTCCCTTTGGTGTAGGTGATGCAACATATAGATTAGCTTCTTCTGATGTTGAATACATTGAAGTTGATACTGTTCCTTTTGGTTGTTACCGCAGGGATGTCTTTGATAGAATTGGACTATTCGATGAGCAATTAACCCGTAATCAGGATAATGAGTTTAATGAGCGGTTAAGGAAAGCTGGCGGTAAAATTTATCTGATACCATCACTAAAAATTAAGTACTACGCACGCGAAAACTATAGTAAGCTATATAAAATGTTTTTTCAGTATGGTTACTTCGGTCCTCTGGTTGACCTTAAACTAAAAAAGCCAACCCGGTTACGGCGCTACATCCCCACAGCATTCGTTCTATCGCTAATAATGCCTTTATTACTTTCACTATTATTTTATCCCTTTTTATATTTATGGGTATTCACTGTTTCCCTTTATCTTATTGCTTCTGTAACATTTGGGACTTACGAATGCAGAAAGAGAGATTCTGTTCAACTTGTTCCTTATGTTATGTGGGCTTACTTTGTTTCTCACGTTAGTTATGGTTTAGGTTACCTTAAAGGTGTATTTGATTTTATGATACTAAAAAAACATTTAAAGAGTAAACTTGACGTAGAATTGAGTAGATAG
- a CDS encoding sugar transferase translates to MSYSNEKDLKKIIIKKRIFDFIISIIGFIILFPLFIILYLIIFIFSGYPVIFKQIRFGQYGKKFTIFKFRTMVVSNEKNFISTSNDRRITKVGGILRKLKLDEIPEVLNIVKGEMSLVGPRPDMPEYIEKINENDRIILNLKPGLTGPASLKYINEEEILANVPDPKWYNDNIIFPDKVRINKLYIEQWSFFLDIKIILHTIIRKPYKESNYFK, encoded by the coding sequence ATGAGCTATAGTAACGAAAAAGATTTAAAAAAGATCATAATAAAAAAAAGAATTTTTGATTTTATTATTTCAATAATTGGTTTTATTATACTATTCCCTTTATTTATAATTTTGTACCTGATAATATTTATTTTTTCAGGATATCCTGTGATTTTTAAGCAAATCAGGTTTGGTCAGTATGGTAAAAAATTTACTATATTTAAATTCCGAACAATGGTAGTAAGTAACGAGAAAAATTTTATTTCTACATCAAATGATAGACGAATTACAAAAGTTGGTGGAATACTTAGGAAACTCAAATTAGATGAAATACCAGAAGTATTAAATATAGTAAAAGGCGAAATGAGTTTAGTTGGTCCTAGGCCTGATATGCCTGAATATATAGAAAAAATTAATGAAAATGACAGAATAATTCTTAACTTAAAACCTGGGCTTACTGGTCCAGCAAGTTTAAAGTATATAAATGAGGAGGAAATATTAGCAAATGTTCCTGATCCCAAATGGTATAACGATAACATAATTTTTCCTGACAAGGTAAGAATAAACAAGTTGTATATAGAACAATGGTCGTTTTTTCTTGACATAAAGATTATACTTCATACTATAATTCGTAAACCTTATAAAGAAAGTAATTATTTCAAATGA